In Liquorilactobacillus nagelii DSM 13675, the following proteins share a genomic window:
- a CDS encoding PFL family protein, whose protein sequence is METDKILETIHMISDEKLDIRTITMGISLLDCIDSDSDQACQRIYQKITTKAANLVKVGQQIEAEYGIPIINKRISVTPISLIAAASSDRDYFKYAQTLDRAAKTVGVNFIGGFSALVQKGYQHGDQRLIASLPRVLAETDLVCCSVNVGSTRSGINMDAVAEMGRVVKAASERSTTANTKLVVFCNAVEDNPFMAGAFHGVGEGDTVVSVGVSGPGVVKHALEKVKGESLDVVAETIKKTAFKVTRMGQLVGTIAAERLGVPFGIVDLSLAPTPAVGDSVAQILEEIGLAKVGTHGTTAALALLNDAVKKGGIMACSRVGGLSGAFIPVSEDSGMISAVEAGSLNVEKLEAMTAVCSVGLDMIPIPGDTPAETIAAMIADEAAIGMINNKTTAVRVLPVKGKKVGEMVEFGGLMGYAPVMAVNSASSAAMINRGGSIPAPIHSFKN, encoded by the coding sequence ATGGAAACCGACAAAATCTTAGAAACAATTCATATGATTTCTGATGAAAAACTGGATATTCGAACAATTACAATGGGTATTTCTTTGCTTGACTGTATTGATAGTGACAGTGATCAAGCATGTCAACGAATATATCAAAAAATCACGACTAAAGCAGCTAATTTAGTTAAGGTTGGTCAGCAGATTGAAGCTGAGTATGGAATTCCGATTATTAATAAACGAATTTCAGTAACTCCGATTTCATTGATTGCGGCAGCTAGTTCAGATCGAGATTATTTTAAATATGCTCAGACTCTTGATCGGGCGGCTAAAACGGTAGGGGTTAATTTTATTGGTGGCTTTTCAGCTTTGGTTCAAAAGGGTTATCAGCATGGGGATCAGCGTTTAATTGCATCATTACCCCGAGTTTTAGCTGAAACTGACTTAGTTTGCTGTTCGGTAAATGTCGGATCAACGCGCAGTGGAATTAATATGGATGCTGTTGCGGAGATGGGACGAGTTGTTAAGGCTGCGTCTGAACGTTCGACAACAGCTAACACTAAACTAGTTGTTTTCTGTAATGCTGTGGAAGACAATCCTTTTATGGCTGGTGCTTTTCATGGAGTCGGTGAGGGGGATACAGTAGTTAGTGTTGGTGTAAGCGGTCCGGGAGTTGTTAAACACGCTTTAGAAAAAGTTAAAGGCGAGTCACTAGACGTAGTAGCAGAAACAATCAAAAAGACTGCTTTTAAAGTTACTAGGATGGGTCAGCTAGTTGGAACGATTGCGGCTGAACGTTTGGGTGTGCCTTTTGGAATTGTTGATTTATCATTGGCTCCTACTCCAGCCGTGGGTGACTCGGTAGCTCAAATTTTAGAAGAAATTGGTTTGGCAAAAGTGGGTACGCATGGAACAACTGCTGCTTTGGCTTTATTAAATGATGCAGTTAAAAAAGGTGGAATTATGGCTTGCAGTCGAGTTGGCGGTTTGTCTGGGGCATTTATTCCGGTTTCTGAAGATTCCGGTATGATTTCAGCAGTCGAAGCAGGTTCATTAAATGTTGAAAAACTAGAAGCAATGACAGCTGTTTGCTCAGTGGGGCTGGATATGATTCCAATCCCCGGAGATACTCCAGCAGAAACAATCGCGGCAATGATTGCAGATGAAGCTGCAATTGGGATGATTAATAACAAAACAACCGCAGTCAGAGTATTACCAGTTAAAGGAAAAAAAGTTGGTGAAATGGTTGAGTTTGGAGGATTGATGGGTTATGCACCGGTTATGGCAGTTAATTCAGCGTCCTCAGCTGCAATGATTAATCGTGGTGGATCTATTCCAGCGCCAATTCATAGTTTCAAAAATTAA
- a CDS encoding ACT domain-containing protein, translating into MKAILTTIGKDQVGIVAGVSHFLAEKEINILDVSQTIMDGYFTMMMMVELPTSQADFTTLADQLTELGKALGVEIKIRREEIYHAMHQL; encoded by the coding sequence ATGAAAGCAATTCTAACCACAATTGGCAAGGACCAAGTTGGGATCGTTGCTGGTGTTAGTCATTTTTTGGCCGAAAAAGAAATTAATATTCTAGATGTTTCGCAAACCATTATGGATGGGTATTTTACCATGATGATGATGGTTGAACTTCCAACCTCTCAAGCTGATTTCACTACTCTAGCTGACCAATTAACTGAATTGGGCAAAGCTTTAGGGGTAGAAATCAAGATTAGACGTGAGGAAATCTATCACGCGATGCATCAATTGTAA
- a CDS encoding MFS transporter: MIKQLSQEKRAIVTAVLLIASFLALTSQTMMVTALPVIQQELHVSLTQVQWLTTGYILIIGIITPLSSNLYEKFTNRQLFLTTTGLFIVGTFLGSISQSFATLLLARILQAIAGGIIMSFQMTALVVIFPPEKRGTILGMSGLVVASGPALGPTIAGIILHFFNWHYLFILVLPLFIILWFIGLIGFPNFSQPQALKIDIGSVFLLLIGSSLALSSLTLFKQNILTGMIALLVGLTLLYIFGHRQLHLKQPLLRIQIAKLPSFSLMTIVGMLAFMVLIGTEQIIPIFVEKVVGLNSMQAGLILLPGALANAIFAAWAGRYYDAHGAKLLILCGISLMIIAAIPLLFMTKAMPIWLIVVAYMIRMIGNSCVFSPAMSEAFIDITPTEISHATALNNAIRQVAGSVSTTLMVVLADIPASLTQGVHWAILFTFVLLGLMILFFRYYLKQKAV; encoded by the coding sequence ATGATCAAACAACTTAGTCAAGAAAAGCGAGCGATTGTTACAGCCGTTTTATTAATTGCCTCATTTTTAGCTTTAACTAGCCAAACAATGATGGTAACTGCCCTACCAGTTATTCAACAAGAATTACACGTGTCCTTAACCCAAGTTCAGTGGTTGACCACTGGATATATTTTAATTATTGGAATTATCACGCCACTTTCTTCAAATTTATACGAAAAGTTCACTAATCGACAATTATTTCTCACTACCACTGGTTTATTTATAGTTGGAACTTTTTTAGGCAGTATTTCACAATCATTTGCTACTTTACTATTAGCCAGGATTTTGCAGGCAATTGCTGGAGGAATTATCATGTCTTTTCAAATGACAGCGCTAGTTGTTATTTTCCCTCCAGAAAAACGCGGTACTATTCTAGGAATGTCCGGTCTAGTTGTCGCCTCAGGCCCAGCTCTAGGCCCCACAATTGCTGGGATAATTTTACATTTTTTCAATTGGCATTATCTATTCATTTTAGTTTTACCACTCTTCATTATTCTATGGTTTATTGGCCTGATAGGTTTTCCTAACTTTTCTCAGCCGCAAGCTTTAAAAATTGATATTGGATCAGTCTTTTTACTGCTGATTGGATCAAGCTTAGCTCTGTCTAGTCTTACATTATTTAAACAAAACATTTTGACCGGAATGATTGCCTTACTGGTTGGTTTAACTTTGCTTTACATTTTTGGTCACCGTCAACTTCATTTGAAACAGCCATTATTGCGAATTCAAATTGCCAAACTACCATCCTTTTCTTTAATGACTATTGTTGGCATGTTAGCTTTTATGGTATTAATTGGTACTGAACAAATAATTCCGATTTTTGTTGAAAAAGTTGTGGGCTTAAACAGTATGCAAGCTGGTTTAATTTTACTTCCAGGAGCCCTAGCAAACGCAATTTTTGCAGCTTGGGCAGGCCGCTACTATGATGCTCATGGAGCTAAACTATTGATTCTTTGTGGTATTAGTTTAATGATTATTGCTGCTATTCCCTTGTTATTTATGACTAAAGCGATGCCAATCTGGTTAATTGTAGTTGCTTATATGATTCGAATGATTGGCAATTCTTGTGTCTTTTCACCTGCTATGTCAGAAGCCTTCATTGACATTACCCCAACAGAAATTAGTCATGCAACTGCACTCAATAATGCAATTCGTCAAGTTGCCGGTTCAGTTTCAACTACCTTGATGGTTGTTCTAGCGGATATTCCAGCATCACTGACTCAAGGAGTTCACTGGGCAATCCTGTTTACCTTCGTCCTATTAGGATTAATGATTTTATTCTTCAGATATTATCTAAAACAAAAAGCTGTTTAA
- a CDS encoding epoxyqueuosine reductase QueH, producing the protein MIDLHQFLDQMNPNQKINYDKILQKMIKSWQINNQRPKVMLHSCCAPCSTYTLEYLTQYADVTIYYANSNIHPRAEYQRREYVQQKFIHDFNHQTGSHVQFIAAPYQPQKYFENVRGLEKEPEGGKRCRACFTYRLDLVAAKAVELGFDYFGSTLTISPHKNSQVINSVGIEVQNLYATQYLPSDFKKNNGYRRSVEMCHEYDVYRQCYCGCIFAAKAQGVDLSEIRREAVKFMAGKDGKKEFPEIRFVYHDQEVLE; encoded by the coding sequence ATGATTGATTTACATCAGTTTTTGGATCAGATGAATCCTAACCAAAAAATAAATTATGACAAGATTTTACAAAAAATGATTAAAAGCTGGCAGATTAATAACCAGCGGCCCAAAGTTATGCTGCATAGTTGTTGTGCACCTTGTAGTACGTATACTTTAGAATATTTGACACAATATGCGGATGTAACAATTTATTATGCTAATTCGAATATTCATCCGCGAGCAGAGTACCAACGACGTGAATATGTGCAACAAAAATTCATTCATGATTTCAATCACCAAACCGGCAGTCATGTTCAATTTATTGCAGCTCCTTATCAGCCACAGAAGTATTTTGAAAATGTTCGTGGCTTGGAAAAGGAACCTGAAGGTGGTAAAAGATGCCGAGCATGTTTTACTTACCGATTAGATTTAGTTGCTGCTAAAGCGGTTGAACTAGGATTTGATTATTTTGGCAGTACTTTAACAATTAGTCCGCATAAGAATTCTCAAGTAATTAATAGTGTAGGAATCGAAGTTCAGAATCTGTACGCAACACAATATTTGCCTAGTGATTTTAAAAAGAACAACGGTTATCGTCGTTCAGTTGAAATGTGTCATGAATATGATGTTTATCGTCAGTGTTATTGTGGCTGCATATTTGCGGCCAAGGCGCAAGGGGTCGATTTATCGGAAATCAGACGAGAAGCAGTGAAGTTTATGGCTGGCAAAGATGGGAAAAAAGAGTTTCCAGAAATTAGATTTGTTTATCATGATCAAGAGGTTTTAGAATAA
- a CDS encoding SGNH/GDSL hydrolase family protein translates to MHWQIAWYHQIANFSFLPVTMPELTEVIQTTCNLHGGELRATLTNYFGLQSLIFDRVEVGLDPMFHVKQSLFFHNSRIFKIPAGKAVVSDPCQLTVHPGQKLYFRISSSFRQTYCDFASTYNTKLTNASLIRRSNHLPTLRTTFTARRGWFSLAQVEVLSGTKAAVIEFTGDSLAEMGLISDELTEQLYLKYPNRLTVLNSGISGNRLLYNAPQDEPLYQTFGTSLAERLPLLMRLHRPKLVICFVGSNDLLLPLISRQAIKQQINPTDFTAQVEELFNLVEMAQSQLLFSNLLPFKLGHGQIHHSANYEQALTLRKLVNSELAHLEPFTSTATAVVKEDQLVPAYDLGDHLHLNQAGGQLLTSQLLPAVEEKLLSISQ, encoded by the coding sequence ATGCATTGGCAAATCGCTTGGTATCATCAAATTGCTAATTTTAGTTTTCTGCCAGTGACGATGCCTGAATTAACGGAAGTTATTCAAACGACTTGTAATTTACATGGTGGTGAACTTAGGGCTACACTAACAAATTATTTTGGACTGCAGTCATTAATTTTTGACAGAGTTGAAGTTGGTTTAGATCCAATGTTTCATGTGAAACAATCGTTATTTTTTCACAACAGCCGGATATTTAAAATTCCTGCAGGAAAGGCAGTTGTGAGCGACCCCTGTCAATTAACAGTTCATCCTGGTCAAAAATTATATTTTAGAATTAGCAGTAGTTTTAGGCAAACTTATTGTGATTTTGCTAGTACTTATAATACTAAATTGACAAATGCTAGTTTAATCCGGCGCAGCAATCATTTGCCAACGTTGCGGACAACTTTTACGGCTCGCCGCGGTTGGTTTAGTTTAGCGCAAGTTGAAGTTTTGAGTGGGACCAAAGCAGCTGTAATTGAATTTACAGGTGATTCTTTAGCGGAAATGGGCTTAATTTCAGATGAATTAACTGAACAGCTCTACTTGAAGTATCCCAATCGGTTGACGGTTTTAAATTCAGGAATTTCTGGTAACCGATTGTTGTATAATGCTCCACAAGATGAGCCATTATATCAAACTTTTGGAACAAGTCTAGCTGAAAGGTTACCGCTACTGATGCGATTGCATCGTCCAAAGTTAGTGATTTGTTTTGTGGGCAGTAATGATCTTTTATTGCCATTAATTAGTCGGCAGGCAATTAAACAACAAATAAACCCCACTGATTTTACTGCACAAGTTGAAGAATTATTCAATTTAGTTGAAATGGCTCAAAGCCAATTATTATTCAGTAATTTATTGCCTTTTAAGTTAGGACATGGTCAGATTCATCACTCAGCTAACTATGAACAAGCTCTCACACTTCGAAAATTGGTTAATAGTGAGCTAGCCCATTTGGAGCCTTTTACCAGTACGGCAACAGCAGTTGTTAAAGAAGATCAGTTGGTGCCCGCGTATGATTTGGGTGATCACTTACACCTTAATCAAGCTGGAGGTCAGTTATTGACGAGCCAATTATTACCAGCAGTTGAAGAAAAGCTATTATCTATTAGTCAATAA
- a CDS encoding lipoate--protein ligase encodes MQYLAMCSYDIRQNLATEQYLMNNNQIKLPMVLFYIEKPCVIVGRNQNTIEEIDQKYCREHQVTVTRRLSGGGAMYQDLGNLCFSFIVDAGSHQFGDFKTMVAPIVNALHEMGVTGAEVTGRNDIVVDGKKFSGNAMYTRGGKTFSHGTLMLDVDTEQVAKALHVPQDKIESKGIKSVRSRVTNLRPYLAEEYQKITTEEFRDLLIMKILGVDNMETAKKQEYQLTPTDEQQIAAIQQQSYNNWDWVYGQSPKFTIQKRRHFTSGTIDARILVEVGHIKNIKFFGDFFGTNDVHELEVKLNGVAYSEAEIAQVLSKVDVNSYFQGIPPLEIIQLLAD; translated from the coding sequence GTGCAATATTTAGCGATGTGTAGTTATGATATTCGACAAAATTTAGCAACAGAACAGTATTTAATGAACAACAACCAAATCAAGCTGCCGATGGTTTTATTTTACATTGAGAAACCGTGCGTAATTGTTGGTCGTAATCAAAATACAATTGAAGAAATTGATCAAAAATATTGTCGTGAACACCAAGTGACTGTCACTCGACGGTTATCTGGGGGTGGGGCAATGTATCAGGATTTAGGCAATTTGTGTTTCAGTTTTATTGTTGATGCTGGCAGCCATCAATTTGGTGATTTTAAAACAATGGTTGCCCCGATCGTTAATGCTTTGCATGAGATGGGAGTCACTGGAGCGGAAGTTACTGGTCGAAATGATATTGTGGTTGACGGGAAAAAATTTTCCGGAAATGCAATGTACACTCGTGGTGGTAAAACTTTTTCTCATGGTACTTTGATGCTTGATGTTGATACTGAACAAGTAGCTAAAGCGTTACACGTTCCCCAAGATAAGATCGAATCTAAGGGAATTAAATCGGTCCGTAGTCGCGTAACTAATTTGCGCCCATATTTGGCTGAAGAATATCAAAAGATTACTACTGAAGAATTTCGTGATTTATTAATTATGAAAATCTTGGGCGTTGACAATATGGAAACTGCAAAAAAACAGGAATATCAATTAACACCAACGGATGAACAGCAAATTGCAGCGATTCAACAGCAATCTTATAACAATTGGGATTGGGTCTACGGTCAATCACCAAAATTCACTATTCAAAAGCGGCGACATTTTACTAGCGGAACAATTGATGCTCGAATTTTGGTTGAAGTAGGCCATATTAAAAATATCAAGTTTTTTGGGGATTTCTTTGGAACAAATGATGTGCATGAATTAGAAGTTAAATTAAATGGAGTTGCCTATAGTGAAGCTGAAATAGCGCAAGTTCTGAGCAAAGTTGATGTTAACAGTTACTTTCAAGGAATTCCGCCGCTTGAAATCATCCAACTACTAGCAGATTAG
- the lpdA gene encoding dihydrolipoyl dehydrogenase, which yields MVVGDFAIDLDTVVIGAGPGGYVAAIRAAEKGQKVTVIEREFIGGVCLNVGCIPSKALIEAAHRYQKAMNSADMGLRITAATLDFKQTQTWKQESVVNKLTGGVASLFKKHKIDVIWGSAFLKDDHSLRVIKDDSAQTYTFNNLILATGSHPIEIPNFKFENRVLDSTGALNLQEVPKDLVVVGGGYIGCELASVYANLGAHVSILEGTERILANYERDLVSVVEHHFSKQKVDIYTKAMARKAEQTADGVKITFEVAGEEKQLQADYCIVCVGRRANTADMGLEHVGIEMDQRGLIKVDAQGRTSVSNIYAIGDIVPGAALAHKASYEGKVAAEAISGSKAIIDYRAMPAVCYTDSEIATTGLTMAEAKEQGLKPDKAQFPFAANGRAISMNSTDGFIRLVFEKESHQLLGAQIVGPNASDLITELTLAVETGATVEDIALTIHPHPSVSEAVMDAADVGLKLPINI from the coding sequence ATGGTTGTAGGAGATTTTGCAATTGATCTAGACACAGTTGTCATTGGAGCTGGTCCTGGCGGATATGTAGCAGCTATTCGGGCAGCTGAAAAGGGACAAAAAGTTACCGTTATTGAACGTGAATTCATCGGCGGGGTTTGCTTGAATGTTGGTTGTATCCCATCAAAAGCTTTAATTGAAGCAGCTCATCGGTATCAAAAGGCAATGAACTCAGCTGATATGGGTTTAAGGATTACCGCAGCAACGCTTGATTTTAAACAGACACAGACTTGGAAACAAGAAAGTGTTGTGAATAAACTAACAGGTGGAGTAGCCAGTCTTTTTAAAAAGCATAAAATCGATGTTATTTGGGGTAGCGCCTTTTTGAAAGACGATCACAGTTTACGTGTGATCAAAGATGATTCTGCACAAACTTACACTTTTAACAATTTGATTTTGGCAACTGGTAGCCATCCAATTGAAATTCCTAATTTCAAATTTGAAAACCGGGTTTTAGATTCAACCGGCGCTTTGAATTTACAGGAAGTTCCCAAAGATCTAGTTGTTGTCGGTGGTGGCTATATTGGCTGCGAGTTGGCATCGGTTTATGCCAATTTAGGAGCACACGTTTCAATTTTAGAGGGTACTGAACGTATTTTGGCGAATTATGAACGTGACTTAGTGTCAGTTGTTGAACATCACTTTAGTAAACAAAAAGTTGATATTTACACTAAAGCGATGGCTCGGAAAGCTGAACAGACAGCTGATGGTGTCAAAATCACTTTTGAAGTGGCTGGCGAAGAAAAACAATTGCAAGCGGATTATTGCATTGTATGTGTTGGTAGGCGAGCTAATACCGCTGATATGGGCTTAGAACACGTTGGAATTGAGATGGATCAGCGGGGTTTAATTAAGGTGGATGCTCAAGGAAGAACAAGTGTCAGCAACATTTATGCCATCGGAGATATTGTGCCAGGAGCAGCTCTAGCTCATAAAGCAAGTTATGAAGGTAAAGTCGCTGCTGAAGCAATTTCTGGTTCTAAAGCAATTATTGACTATCGGGCCATGCCAGCTGTTTGCTATACAGATAGTGAAATTGCAACAACTGGTTTAACTATGGCTGAAGCTAAGGAACAGGGCTTGAAACCAGATAAAGCTCAGTTTCCTTTTGCCGCTAACGGTCGAGCTATTTCTATGAATAGTACTGATGGTTTTATCCGGCTGGTGTTTGAAAAGGAAAGTCATCAACTTTTAGGAGCGCAAATCGTTGGACCTAATGCTAGTGATCTAATTACTGAGTTAACACTAGCGGTAGAAACCGGTGCAACGGTTGAAGATATTGCTTTAACCATTCATCCACATCCAAGCGTTAGCGAGGCAGTTATGGATGCTGCTGACGTTGGACTGAAATTGCCAATCAATATTTAA
- a CDS encoding 2-oxo acid dehydrogenase subunit E2 — translation MGLYQFKLPDIGEGISEGTVAKWYVKVGDQLKEDDDLLEIENDKSVEEIPAPVSGTIKQILVEEGETAEVGQALVEFEVAGDVPETESQSEKNAAAAPEPEKEVKAATPASPAAVEVKPATETTVPTETAVQPRDTSLPVLAMPAVRAYAREKAVDLTQINGSGNHGQVTKTDVDQFLQNGVVQTDQNADTTKAAVPSLPASNEAWPETREKMSGIRKATAKAMIRSKQQIPHVTVFDEAVVDKLWDHRKKYKQLATDKGVHLTFLAYVVKALSLVMKEYPIFNSQVDMDSQEIVHREYINVGVATDTDRGLFVPNIKHADQLSLFDIAREISANTQKAKDGKLGGEDMKHTGMSITNIGSIGGGFFTPVINWPEVAILGLGRITKEPVVVDDQVQVAYVMKLSLSFDHRVIDGATAQRAMNRFKELLSDPELLLMEG, via the coding sequence ATGGGTTTATATCAATTCAAGTTGCCAGACATTGGTGAAGGTATTTCCGAAGGAACGGTTGCTAAGTGGTATGTTAAAGTAGGTGACCAATTAAAAGAAGATGATGATTTATTAGAAATTGAAAATGATAAATCAGTCGAAGAAATTCCTGCACCAGTTTCTGGGACGATTAAACAAATTTTAGTTGAAGAAGGGGAGACTGCTGAAGTCGGCCAAGCTTTGGTCGAATTTGAAGTTGCAGGAGATGTACCTGAAACTGAATCTCAATCAGAAAAAAATGCAGCAGCGGCTCCAGAGCCAGAAAAAGAAGTCAAAGCGGCAACTCCAGCATCACCAGCAGCTGTAGAGGTCAAACCAGCGACTGAGACAACTGTTCCAACTGAAACTGCTGTTCAACCGCGAGATACTAGTCTGCCAGTGTTAGCGATGCCAGCAGTTCGAGCTTATGCACGTGAAAAAGCCGTTGATCTAACACAGATTAATGGTAGTGGAAATCATGGGCAAGTTACTAAAACAGATGTTGATCAATTCTTGCAAAATGGGGTTGTTCAAACTGATCAGAATGCTGATACGACTAAAGCGGCTGTGCCATCGTTACCAGCTTCAAATGAGGCTTGGCCAGAAACACGGGAGAAGATGTCGGGAATTCGCAAAGCGACTGCCAAGGCAATGATTCGCAGTAAGCAGCAGATTCCACACGTAACAGTCTTCGATGAAGCAGTGGTTGATAAATTGTGGGATCATCGAAAGAAATATAAGCAGTTAGCTACAGACAAAGGAGTTCACTTAACTTTCTTAGCTTATGTGGTTAAAGCGCTCAGTTTAGTTATGAAAGAATATCCAATTTTTAATTCGCAAGTTGATATGGATAGCCAAGAAATTGTTCATCGTGAATATATTAATGTTGGAGTTGCGACTGACACTGACCGGGGGTTGTTTGTCCCTAATATCAAACACGCTGATCAACTAAGTTTATTTGATATTGCACGTGAAATCAGTGCTAACACTCAAAAAGCCAAGGACGGTAAATTGGGTGGTGAAGACATGAAGCATACTGGAATGTCAATTACTAACATTGGCTCAATTGGTGGCGGCTTCTTTACTCCAGTAATTAATTGGCCAGAAGTAGCAATCCTTGGCCTGGGCCGGATTACTAAGGAGCCGGTTGTTGTCGATGATCAAGTTCAGGTAGCTTATGTAATGAAATTGTCCTTGTCGTTTGATCACCGAGTAATTGACGGAGCGACAGCTCAACGAGCAATGAATCGATTTAAAGAGTTACTGTCAGATCCAGAATTATTGTTAATGGAAGGGTGA
- a CDS encoding alpha-ketoacid dehydrogenase subunit beta gives MTKTTMIKAITAAMDEELARDDKVLVFGEDVGKNGGVFRATEGLQQTHGEQRVFDTPLAESGIIGLSTGLALKGFRPVPEIQFFGFVFEAMDEIAGQLSRMRFRLGGTRKMPITIRAPFGGGVHTPELHADSLEGLIAQVPGLRVVIPSNPYDAKGLLISAIRSDDPVFFLEHMKLYRSIKAEVPDEAYTVPLDQAAVAHEGQDITLISYGAMVQECLKASDELAKAGISAEVIDLRTISPIDEKTILASVKKTSRAVVVQEAQKQAGVGAQVAALIAEKGILYLNAPIGRVAAPNTPYPFSEAESDWLPNKNDIVAKANEIMEY, from the coding sequence ATGACAAAAACGACAATGATTAAAGCGATTACGGCAGCAATGGATGAAGAATTAGCCCGTGATGACAAAGTGCTTGTTTTTGGTGAGGATGTTGGTAAAAATGGTGGTGTTTTCCGGGCAACTGAAGGATTACAGCAAACTCACGGCGAGCAACGTGTGTTTGATACACCACTTGCAGAATCAGGTATTATTGGATTAAGTACTGGTTTAGCGCTGAAAGGTTTCCGACCAGTTCCCGAAATTCAATTTTTTGGTTTTGTTTTTGAAGCAATGGATGAAATTGCTGGCCAGCTATCTCGGATGAGATTCCGATTGGGTGGCACTCGCAAAATGCCAATTACGATTCGTGCTCCATTTGGTGGTGGTGTGCATACGCCCGAATTGCATGCTGATAGCTTGGAAGGATTAATTGCTCAAGTTCCTGGCTTGCGGGTAGTGATTCCTAGTAATCCTTATGATGCAAAAGGGTTATTGATTTCAGCAATTCGTTCTGATGATCCAGTTTTCTTCCTAGAACATATGAAACTTTATCGTTCAATTAAAGCTGAAGTTCCAGATGAAGCCTATACTGTTCCGTTGGATCAAGCAGCCGTAGCCCATGAAGGACAAGATATCACTTTAATTAGTTATGGTGCAATGGTTCAAGAGTGTTTGAAAGCTAGTGATGAATTAGCAAAAGCTGGCATTTCAGCTGAAGTAATTGATTTGCGGACGATTTCTCCAATCGATGAAAAAACTATTTTGGCTTCAGTCAAAAAGACCAGCCGAGCTGTAGTTGTTCAAGAAGCTCAAAAGCAAGCTGGTGTAGGGGCACAGGTAGCAGCTTTGATTGCAGAAAAGGGAATTTTGTATTTGAATGCTCCAATTGGTCGAGTAGCAGCACCCAACACTCCGTATCCGTTTAGTGAGGCGGAAAGTGATTGGTTACCAAACAAAAATGATATCGTTGCTAAAGCTAACGAGATTATGGAATATTAG
- the pdhA gene encoding pyruvate dehydrogenase (acetyl-transferring) E1 component subunit alpha produces MSKKIIDFSQLDKMAKEFKTVKVLNEDGEIIKKDWELDLSDEQLKELFRQMIWSRTLDERSTKLNRQGRLGFYAPTAGEEASQIASNFAMDKADFLLPAYRDVPQLVLHGLPLYQAFLWSRGHVDGNKYPADLAALPPQIIIGAQYVQAAGVALGIKLKDQRQVAYTYTGDGGTSQGDFYEGINFAGAFEAPAVFVVQNNGFAISVPRNKQTAAPTLAQKAVAAGIPGVQVDGMDALAVYEVTKEAREYATAGNGPVLIETLTYRYGPHTLSGDDPKRYRTKETDDLWHQKDPLVRMRKYLTAKGLWSQEEEDGWVEATRNEINEAIKKVENMPKQKISEYLQNAFVDSPAEIQQEIERYTAKEAK; encoded by the coding sequence ATGTCTAAAAAAATTATTGATTTTAGTCAATTAGATAAAATGGCTAAAGAGTTTAAAACGGTTAAAGTTTTAAATGAAGACGGGGAAATTATAAAAAAAGACTGGGAACTTGATTTAAGTGATGAACAGTTGAAAGAATTATTCCGACAGATGATTTGGTCGCGAACATTGGATGAACGTTCAACAAAATTAAATCGTCAGGGGCGGCTTGGTTTTTATGCTCCAACAGCAGGCGAAGAGGCGAGTCAAATTGCTTCAAACTTTGCGATGGACAAGGCTGATTTTCTTTTACCAGCCTACCGTGATGTGCCGCAACTGGTGTTACATGGGTTGCCATTATACCAAGCTTTTCTTTGGTCACGTGGTCATGTTGATGGCAATAAGTATCCAGCTGATTTGGCTGCTTTGCCGCCACAGATTATTATTGGGGCGCAGTATGTTCAAGCAGCTGGAGTTGCCTTGGGAATTAAATTAAAGGATCAGCGACAAGTAGCCTATACCTATACAGGCGATGGTGGAACTTCCCAGGGTGATTTTTATGAAGGAATTAATTTTGCGGGAGCTTTTGAAGCCCCAGCCGTTTTTGTTGTGCAAAATAACGGGTTTGCAATTTCAGTTCCGCGTAATAAGCAGACCGCGGCGCCTACACTTGCCCAAAAAGCTGTGGCTGCTGGAATTCCGGGAGTTCAAGTTGATGGGATGGATGCGTTAGCTGTTTATGAGGTAACGAAAGAGGCTCGTGAATATGCTACAGCAGGAAATGGCCCGGTTCTAATTGAAACTCTAACTTATCGCTATGGACCACACACACTTTCTGGGGATGATCCTAAACGCTACCGGACGAAAGAAACTGATGATTTATGGCATCAAAAAGATCCATTAGTCAGAATGCGTAAATATTTAACCGCTAAGGGTCTTTGGTCGCAAGAAGAAGAAGATGGATGGGTTGAAGCGACACGTAACGAAATTAATGAAGCAATTAAAAAAGTTGAAAATATGCCGAAACAAAAAATTAGTGAATATTTGCAAAATGCCTTTGTAGATTCACCGGCAGAGATCCAACAAGAAATTGAACGTTATACTGCAAAGGAGGCCAAATAG